In Flavobacteriales bacterium, the genomic window TCATTAACGCAATCGAATCTTAGCGCAATGAACAACACGATCCCCTTCCTTGGTCGAATGGGTTTCTATTGCTATATTCAATTCCCTAATTTCACCATCGGAATAACCACATAACCTATGATATCAAAGATTTCTACACTGGATGAGTACAAGTCGCAATACGAGGCTGCCATCCAGGACCCTGAAGGTTTCTGGGCAAACCTCGCATCCCCCTTTACATGGAAAAAAAAGTGGACCCGGGTACTGGACTGGTCCTTTGACCCATTCTCCGTTAAATGGTTTGGCGACGGTGAGTTGAACATCACCGAGAATTGTCTGGACCGCCACCTGGGAACCCGGGGAGATCAGGTGGCTTTTTTCTGGGAGACAAACGATCCCAATGAGCAGGGGGAGAAAATCACCTACCGGCAATTGTATCACCGTGTATGCCGCTTTGGAAATATGCTCAGGTCTCTTGGCGTAAAGAAGGGCGACCGTGTTTGCCTGTACATGCCCATGACCCCTGACCTGGCGATTGCAACGCTGGCGTGTGCACGAATCGGTGCCATTCATTCGGTGGTCTTCGCTGGGTTTTCCGCCAAATCACTGTCAGACCGGATCAATGATGCCACCTGTAGCATACTTATCACAGCTGACGGCGCATTCCGCGGAAACAAGAAAGTAGCGCTAAAAAGCATTGTGGATGAAGCACTCGCCACCTGCCCGACCATCCGGAAGGTGGTTGTGCAGCAACGCACCAGGGATACGGTAAGCATGAAGGATGGCCGGGATATCTGGTTGCATGACGCCCTGGAAGGTCAGCCGGATGAATGCGAAGCCGAAACGATGGGTGCAGAAGACATGCTTTTCATCCTTTACACCTCAGGATCCACCGGCAAACCCAAAGGGGTGGTGCACACATGTGGTGGTTATATGGTTTTTGCAGAATATTCTTTCCGCAATGTTTTTCAATATGAAGAAGGACAGGTGTACTGGTGCACGGCGGATGTGGGTTGGATCACCGGTCATACCTACATGGTTTACGGTCCCTTGCTGGCCGGAGCTACCTCGGTTTTATTCGAAGGCATACCCACCTGGCCGGACGCCGGTCGTTTCTGGCAGGTGGTGGATAAGTACAAAGTGAATATCTTCTATACCGCCCCGACGGCCATACGTGCCCTGGAAGCCTGCGGCACCCAGTTCGTTGAACCCTATGACCTGTCCTCACTTAAGGTACTCGGAACCGTGGGTGAACCCATCAATCAGGAAGCATGGGAATGGTATCACCACCACATTGGCAAAGAAAAATGCCCCATCGTGGATACCTGGTGGCAAACAGAAACGGGCGGTATTCTCATCTCTCCTCTGGCCGGCATCACTCCGCTAAAACCATCCTTCGCCACCCTGCCCCTTCCGGGAATCAGGCCTGTGATTGTGGACAACGAAGGTCAGGAGCTATCCGGAAATTCCGTGGAAGGGAACCTTTGCATGGCCTTTCCATGGCCCGGTATGATCCGCACGACCTATGGCGATCATGACCGCTGCATCACCAACTATTTCTCAACTTATCAAGGAAAATATTTTACCGGTGACGGATGTCGGCGTGATGAGGACGGATATTACCGGATCACCGGCCGGGTGGATGATGTGATCAATGTATCCGGTCACAGACTGGGCACAGCAGAGATAGAAAATGCCATTAATGAAAATGAATTTGTGGTAGAGTCCGCCGTCGTCGGATATCCCCATGACATCAAGGGTCAGGGTATCTACGCTTATGTGATCTGTGCGCAGAAACCGGAGAACGAGGAGGCAGTGCGCAAAGACATCATCGCCAAGGTGAATGAGATCATAGGCCCCATCGCCAAACCGGATAAGATTCAATTTGTATCCGGCCTGCCGAAAACGCGGTCCGGAAAGATCATGCGGCGTATCCTCAGAAAGGTTGCCGAAGGCAGTGATGCCCTCGGCGATACCAGCACACTGCTGGACCCCTCCGTCGTGGATGAGATCAGACAAGGTGCCCTTCAACCAAACTAAAAAATCATCATGAGCATACTCACATCTTTGCGGGAATTTTATAACCGCGACCTTGAAAAATTAGCGGCCGAAATCGCTTCCTTCGATAATGATGAACAGCTTTGGGAGGTGCGCGGCGATATCACCAACAGCGCCGGAAACCTGGCATTGCACCTGTGCGGAAACATCGATCACTTCATCGGGGCCATATTGGGCAACACAGGTTATGTAAGGGAACGCGACAAGGAATTCAGCACCAAAGGACTTTCCAAAGAAGCGCTTGTCACCATGATAAGTGAATGTAAAACACGAATTGATCAAACCCTGAGTAACCTTGAAGAGGATATACTGAATAAACCTTACCCTGTAGAGGTCTTCGGGAAACCCATGACTCATGGGCATTTCCTGATTCACCTGACCACCCATTTCAATTATCACCTGGGTCAGTTAAACTATCTCAGACGGATGATGTCTGTATGACAAACGCTCCTGATTTAACATTTCTTAAATAATGGACCCTGTCTGCATCAATGCAACTTGCTTATCTTCGTAGGCGATGAACCAAATGCCCACTTCCGATAGCCTGGTGATCATTCCCACCTACAATGAGAAGGAGAACATCCGCCAGATCATTGCTGCGGTGATGACGTTGGATTTTCCTTTCCATGTGCTGATCATTGATGACGGCTCCCCGGATGGAACAGCCAATATCGTGAAAGAGATCATGGCGTCCCATGCAGACCGCTTGTTTATCGAAGAGCGGAAAGGCAAGCTTGGACTTGGTACGGCTTACATTCATGGTTTCCGCTGGGCCCTCAATAAAGGTTATCGTTACATCTTCGAGATGGATGCGGACTTTTCCCATAACCCCCAGGACTTAATCAGGCTCCGAAAGGCATGTGCAGAGGAAGGTGCCGACCTTGCCATTGGCAGCCGGTATATCAACGGGGTGAATGTGGTGAACTGGCCCATGGGTCGCGTACTGATGTCTTACTTCGCCTCGGTTTATGTCAGGTTTATCACCGGAATGAAGATCCGCGACACCACAGCAGGATTCAAATGTTACAAAAGCGAAGTTCTGGAAACCATTGATCTGAACAAGATCAAGTTCATGGGTTATGCCTTCCAGATTGAAATGAAATTCGCAACGTCCAGACTCGGATTCAAGATTACCGAGGTACCGATTATTTTCACCGACAGAACACAGGGTGAATCCAAAATGTCCAGCGGTATTTTTAAAGAAGCCATCTTCGGTGTTCTTCAGATGAAAATCAAGAGCTGGTTCTCTAACTACAGAAAAACCAAAACATGAGTAAACCCATAGTCATATGGGGCGCCACTGTTGTAAACGAGGGAGAATATTTCACAGGCGGCGTGCTGATCAAAGATGGCCGGATTGCTGAGGTATTCCGGGAATCCGGACAACCTGAACAGTTTCAATCCGACTCACCTGAATGGATTGATGCAAGCGGACTCCATCTGATCCCTGGCGCCATTGACGACCAGGTGCATTTCCGTGAGCCAGGCCTCACCCATAAAGCCGATATCTACCATGAATCGAGGGCAGCGGTAGCCGGCGGTATCACCTCATTTATGGAAATGCCCAACACTGTTCCCAATGCCCTCACCCAACAATTACTGGAAGACAAGTATGCACTGGCTGCTGAAAAGTCCATCGCCAATTATTCCTTTTACATGGGCGCTTCCAACGACAACCTGGAAGAAGTGTTGAAAACGGATGTTACCAGGGTTTGCGGTGTGAAAGTTTTCATGGGCTCTTCCACCGGAAATATGCTGGTGGATAACAAACATACCCTGGAAGGTTTGTTTGCCGAATGCCCCACCCTGCTGGCAGCACATTGCGAAGACGAAGCGACCATCCGCTCGAACATGGCTTTATACAAGGAAAAGTACGGTGATGCCTTGCCACCCTCAGCACATCCATTGATCCGGTCGGAAGAAGCGTGTTACAAGTCATCTTCCCTGGCGGTGGAACTGGCTGCGAAGAATAACACGAGATTTCACCTGCTCCACGTATCCACCCAAAAGGAACTGTCTTTGCTGGAAGAAGGAAAACCTCTTGCTGATAAACGCATCACCGCCGAAGCCTGCATCCACCATCTATGGTTCACCGATGCCGACTACATTTCCAAAAGCAACTTCATCAAATGGAATCCCGCCGTTAAAAAGGAAACGGACCGGGATGCCATTCGAATGGCGGTTAAATCGGGACGGATTGATGTGGTAGCCACAGACCACGCTCCTCATACAAAGGAGGAAAAGTCACAACCCTATATCACTGCCCCTTCGGGAGGACCACTGGTTCAGTTTGCCTTGCCTGCCATGCTCGAACTTAGCGGACAGGGCGTATACACCATTACTGAAGTGGTAGATAAAATGTGCCATGCACCGGCCACTGCCTTTCGCCTCCGTAAACGTGGATTTATCAGAACAGACTATCAGGCCGACCTTGTACTGATAGATATGAATAAATCCACCGACGTGAAAGAAGAGATGATCTTGTCCAAATGCGGATGGTCACCCTTTGAAGGTCACCGGTTTCCTTCATGTATTGCCAGAACGTTTGTGAACGGTAGAACCGTTTACGCAGATGGACAAATCGTAGAGGGTGAACCGGGAGAACGCCTGCTGTTCGATCCGTTGCCATGAGCTTCCGGCTTTATATCATCATTGGGCTTTTCTTGCTGGCAACAGGAAACACCGGTTGTCAATCGGAAACAAACGAATTCCAGGTGCCGGCAGGAATGATATCCCAGGATACGATGGCCGCTATGCTTTTGGACATGCACCTTCTTGAATCAGCTTCCAACCTGAACAAACTGCCCATCTCAAATAAGTATCACGCACAGATCTACCCATTCGTGTTTAAGAAGTATGGGGTTACCCAGGAGCGATTTGATACGAG contains:
- a CDS encoding DinB family protein, whose translation is MSILTSLREFYNRDLEKLAAEIASFDNDEQLWEVRGDITNSAGNLALHLCGNIDHFIGAILGNTGYVRERDKEFSTKGLSKEALVTMISECKTRIDQTLSNLEEDILNKPYPVEVFGKPMTHGHFLIHLTTHFNYHLGQLNYLRRMMSV
- a CDS encoding polyprenol monophosphomannose synthase, which encodes MPTSDSLVIIPTYNEKENIRQIIAAVMTLDFPFHVLIIDDGSPDGTANIVKEIMASHADRLFIEERKGKLGLGTAYIHGFRWALNKGYRYIFEMDADFSHNPQDLIRLRKACAEEGADLAIGSRYINGVNVVNWPMGRVLMSYFASVYVRFITGMKIRDTTAGFKCYKSEVLETIDLNKIKFMGYAFQIEMKFATSRLGFKITEVPIIFTDRTQGESKMSSGIFKEAIFGVLQMKIKSWFSNYRKTKT
- a CDS encoding dihydroorotase; this encodes MSKPIVIWGATVVNEGEYFTGGVLIKDGRIAEVFRESGQPEQFQSDSPEWIDASGLHLIPGAIDDQVHFREPGLTHKADIYHESRAAVAGGITSFMEMPNTVPNALTQQLLEDKYALAAEKSIANYSFYMGASNDNLEEVLKTDVTRVCGVKVFMGSSTGNMLVDNKHTLEGLFAECPTLLAAHCEDEATIRSNMALYKEKYGDALPPSAHPLIRSEEACYKSSSLAVELAAKNNTRFHLLHVSTQKELSLLEEGKPLADKRITAEACIHHLWFTDADYISKSNFIKWNPAVKKETDRDAIRMAVKSGRIDVVATDHAPHTKEEKSQPYITAPSGGPLVQFALPAMLELSGQGVYTITEVVDKMCHAPATAFRLRKRGFIRTDYQADLVLIDMNKSTDVKEEMILSKCGWSPFEGHRFPSCIARTFVNGRTVYADGQIVEGEPGERLLFDPLP
- a CDS encoding DUF4296 domain-containing protein; this encodes MSFRLYIIIGLFLLATGNTGCQSETNEFQVPAGMISQDTMAAMLLDMHLLESASNLNKLPISNKYHAQIYPFVFKKYGVTQERFDTSFAYYRSQPALMDTVYQQIINEASRMQSEEGLK
- the acs gene encoding acetate--CoA ligase, with amino-acid sequence MISKISTLDEYKSQYEAAIQDPEGFWANLASPFTWKKKWTRVLDWSFDPFSVKWFGDGELNITENCLDRHLGTRGDQVAFFWETNDPNEQGEKITYRQLYHRVCRFGNMLRSLGVKKGDRVCLYMPMTPDLAIATLACARIGAIHSVVFAGFSAKSLSDRINDATCSILITADGAFRGNKKVALKSIVDEALATCPTIRKVVVQQRTRDTVSMKDGRDIWLHDALEGQPDECEAETMGAEDMLFILYTSGSTGKPKGVVHTCGGYMVFAEYSFRNVFQYEEGQVYWCTADVGWITGHTYMVYGPLLAGATSVLFEGIPTWPDAGRFWQVVDKYKVNIFYTAPTAIRALEACGTQFVEPYDLSSLKVLGTVGEPINQEAWEWYHHHIGKEKCPIVDTWWQTETGGILISPLAGITPLKPSFATLPLPGIRPVIVDNEGQELSGNSVEGNLCMAFPWPGMIRTTYGDHDRCITNYFSTYQGKYFTGDGCRRDEDGYYRITGRVDDVINVSGHRLGTAEIENAINENEFVVESAVVGYPHDIKGQGIYAYVICAQKPENEEAVRKDIIAKVNEIIGPIAKPDKIQFVSGLPKTRSGKIMRRILRKVAEGSDALGDTSTLLDPSVVDEIRQGALQPN